The Candidatus Eisenbacteria bacterium nucleotide sequence CGGCCCGGAACGTCGCGCGACAGCTCTCGGCGCTCGACATGGTCGCGCACAAGGCGAGCAAACTCCGGGCACGGACGCACACGCTCGCCGCCGTCCGCGCCGGGATCGACGCGGACTACGCCGCGTTCCGCGCGCGCGCGTAGCCGTGCCGAGGCCCAAGCAACGGACGCCGGAGCTCCGCGATCGCGTCCTGCAGGTGGCGGTCGCGATGCTGGCGAGCGACGGGGTCGCCGGGTTCACGACCCGCAAGGTCGCGGAGAAGGCGGCGACCTCCACGCCGGCCGTCTACGAGCTGTTCGGCGCCAAGGCCGGCCTGGTCCGCGAGATGCTGATCGAGGGCTTCCGGATGCTGCGCGCGAGCTTCGATCGCCTGGAGGAGACCGACGACCCGCGCGCCGATCTCGTGCACGTCATGGACGCTCTGCGGAAGTTCGTGCGCGACCATCCGGCGCTCTCGGAGGTCATGTTCTCGCGACCGTTCGCCGACTTCGACCCCGGGGAGGCCGGAAGGAAGGCAGGTAGCGCCGTTCGCCTCTTCGTCATCGGCCGTGTTCGCCGCTGCATCGAGGCCGGTGTGATCGAAGGCGACGAGACGGACATCGCACACGTCCTCGTCTCGCTGACGCAGGGCCTCGCAGCCACGGAGGCTGCCGGATGGCTCGGAACGTCGAAGGCGTCCGTCAATCGTCGCTGGGATCTCGCCGTCCGGGCGGTGCTCGACGGGCTGCGCTCGACGCGTTGGACGCGCCCGTGCTAGCGCGCGCGCATGAGCCGCGATCCCTGGCTCGTCCGCTGGCTGCCGCTCCTGCGCGAGCGCGCGGTGACGGAGCCGGTGCTCGAGCTGGGCTGCGGGCGGGGCGCCGATACGGCTGTGCTGGCCGACGCCGGCCTGCACGTGATCGCGATCGACCGCTCCGCGGAAGCGATCGCCGAGGCGCGGAAGAGGGTGCCCGTCGCCGAGTTCCACTGTCAAGACATCCGGGCGCCGTTCCCGCCCGCCGCGGCCGACCTCGGCGCCGTCGTCGCGAGCCTGTCGCTCCACTACTTCCCGTGGGCCGAGACGCTGACGCTGGCCGGGCGCCTGCGAAGCGTCCTTCGGCCGGCCGGCGTGCTCCTCGCCCGTCTCAACTCCACGGGCGACCACAACCACGGCGCGAGCGGCCACCCGCAGATCGACGAGCGGTACTACCTGGTCGACGGCCACCCCAAGCGCTTCTTCGACCACGACGACGTGACGGTGCTGTTCGCGACCGGCTGGCGCACGCTCGGGATCGAGGAGCTCGTCATCCAGCGGTATAGCCTTCCCAAGGTCGTGTGGGAGGTCGTGCTCGCGCGCTCCGGCGCGTAGTCCCGTGCTTTTCATTCCCGGCATCGCCCCACACACTGAAGCGCATGAAGGTCCGGCACGCGCACGCGGCTCTCCTCGCGGCGCTCGTTCTTGTCGCGACGGCCTGCGGCCATGACGACACGGCCGCCGCCCGGCCGGCCTCGCAGACCGAGGCGCCCAGCGTCTGGCCGCCGCGCGTCGGCGAGCCGTATCCCGATCTGCACCTGGTCGATCAGACGGGACGGTTGACGGCGCTCTCCTCCTTCAAGGGCAGCGTGATCCTCGTCGAGATGATCGGCATGACGTGCCCCGCCTGCCAGGGGTTCTCGGGCGCGAAGCGTCTCGGCACCTTCGGTGGCGTCGAGTCCGACGGCGGATTGCCGGCGATCGACGAGCTCGTGCCGCAGTACGCGCGCGGCGTGACGTTTCCGAGCGACGACCTCGTGTTCGTGCAGATCCTTCTCTTCGACATGAAGCTCGGCGCGCCGACCGAGGACGACGCGCGCGCGTGGGCGCAGCACTTCGGTCGCGACGTGGCGAAGCATCAGTACGTGCTCGCCGGCGGACCCGCGCTCCACAACGACGCGAGCTTCGTGATGGTGCCGGGCTTCCAGCTGATCGATCGCCGCTTCGTGCTGCGCTGGGACGCCACCGGGCACAGCCCACGCCACAACCTCTATACCCAGCTCCTGCCGGCCATCCCGGCGCTCCTGAAGGACGGTTGAGGTGCGCCTCGTCGCGCTGGGGGCGCTGGTCCTGCTCGCCCGATCGGTGGCCGCGATGTCGATCGACGCCGCGTACGCGTCCATCCCGCACCGCCGGACGGTCTTCGATCGCGGTGCCGCCACCATGAACGCCGAAGAGGCCGATGCCCTGGTCCGGCTGTTCACGCTCGTCGATCACGCGATCGTCGCCCGCGTAGTGAAGTCGGGCCATGACGGCGTGCTGGCCGACCTCCGCGCGCTCGAGCTGCCGGAGCGCCTGCGTCGCGTGCATGCCTTGGTCACCGAGGCCGTCGTCGCAGAGCGCGCCTACATCGTCGACGGCGAGCAGGCTGCCGTGCAGACGGCCAGCGCCCGGCTGCACGCGGCGTACGCCGAGCTCATGCGCCTCTACCCCGGCGAGAACGCGCACAACCGGGACGCGTTCTACGACTACCTCTGCGCGCTCGACTTCCTGTAGCGCTCAGAGCTTCCCGTACGCCCGCTCGCGGAACGCCCGCGCGCCGGCAGAGTCGCCCAGTCGCTCGCAGGCGTCGGACGCCTTGACCAGGACCGAGCGATCGCACGCTCCGGCGGCGATCGCCCTGTACTGGCGAAGCGCACGCCGGTAGTCTCCCGCGGCGAAGAACACGTCGCCCGCGAGCTCCTTCAACTCGTCGTCGTCGGCGTGCGCGGCGGCGTAGGCCTCGATCGCGTCGGTGCCGACCGCGGCGACGCCGCGCGTGACGACGTCGAGGAGCAGGCGATAGCCGACCAGGAGCGCATCCTCGGCCGGCAGCAGCGCCTGCGCCGCCGCGCCGGCGCGATCGCGTGCCATCCACATCTTGGCCTTGAGCGCGAGCACGCGGTCGTCGTCGCGCAGGCGTGCACCCTCGCCGTTGGCGATGCCGAACGCCGTGGCCCAGTCGCCCTGTCGCGCGGCCGTGAGGATCAGGTTGAGCGCCGGCTCGGGGAGCGACGGCGCGGCCTCGTGCGCCTCGGCGAAGTCGCGCCGGGCGGCGTCGTACTGGTGTGAGGCGAGCAGCACGACGCCGTGGGTGTTGAGGCAGAGCGCGCGCTCGATGCCGGGGCGGGCCTTCTCGAGCGCCTGGTTCGTGAGCTTGAGGGCGCGGTCGGGATCATGGGCGAGATACGCAGTGAGACCGGCGACGTAGGGATCGTTCACGTCCTTGCGCTCCGAGGCGCCGCGGATCGGGATGAAGCCGGGCAGGACGTCCAGGTCCGCCCGCATGAGCTCGATCTGGCGGTCGACGAGGCTCCGCCGCGGCGGCGGCGTCGCGATCGCACCGGGCTTGCGCGCGAAGATGTCGTTGCGTCCGATGTTGAGCGAGTCGATGTAGTAGCGGACGCTCGAGCGATCGCGGAGGTCGCCGATGAACGAGAAGATGCCGACGCCGCTCCCGGGCGAGCCGGGGGCGTTCGGCTGGTTGCGCAGGCTGACGCTGGGCGGATCGTCGCCGACGCCGACGGCGATGTCGTACGTCCCGCGCCCGACGTCGTACACGACGTCGAAGCGGTACCACTGGAAGGGCTCGAAGCGTGGCAGCAGCACCTGCGGGATCCAGTCGGAAACGTGCTCGATCCGGCCGTTGCGGAAGATGAGCCAGAGCGCGATCCCCTGCGGCTCGACGTTGAACCGCGCCGGCCCGGCGAGCGCGATGTTCAGCTCCTCCTCGCGCTGGGTCGGCATCAGGTAGAACTGGACGTAGAGCTTCCCGTCGTCGACCTGCGGGAAGTAGCCCTGGATCTCCGGGAAGGCGTTGTTGCCGGGCACGTCCTCGATGACGACGCTCTCGTACGCGGTGACGTAGTAGTCCTCCGAGAGGTCGACGTGGCCGTTGGCGTGCTCGAAGACGATGAAGCTGTCGGGCCCCGTCTCGACCCGCCCGTCGTCGAAGGAGTACGAGACGAGATCGCCGCGCTCGGCGACCACCGCGAAGGCGAGGCTCGTGGAGAGCACGAGCGCGAGCGCCATCAGCCGCGACACGACTGCTCCAGACGGCGAAGCCAGCGGTGCCAGGCCCGCAGCGGCTCGGCGCGTGCGGCGTCCGGCGCCCACGGGTGATAGGCGTGCGAGGCGCCGGTCATGATGCGGAGCGAGACGATCGCGGCATAGCGTGCCTGCCGATCGATGGACGCGAGCCCGGCCACGTAGCGGCGGGCGTGAGCGATGCGCTCGTCGCACTCGTCGTAGGTCGTGACGAGGGTCGCGTACATGAAGCGACCCAGCTCGGGGTCGAGCGGAACGCCTTCCGCGGTCACCAGCTCGTGCAGGTCCGTGCTGCGCACGGCCGGGTCGACCACCGCGAGCGCATAGCGGTGGAGGTCCTGGAAGAAGGAATCCTCCCCGTCGACGTCGGTGTCGAGGGTCGCCTTCGCTGCGGCAGACTTGATGTTGAGACTCCCCAGGGCGAGCACGATGGTGGTGCGAGTCTCTCGATCGGCCGTGGGATACGCATCCAGCAGCGGCGGCACGGCCGCGGCACCGACCTCCGTGAGCTCGGTGTAGCGCCCGGCGCGGGCGAGCTCGATCGGGTCGGCCGCGCGCGCGAAGGTGGGGAGGACGGAGAGGATGACGAGGAGTCGCAGTGCCGGGATGCGTGGCCGCATGGCGTGGGACGGTCCCCATCAGTGTGTCGGTGGGACCCCGGGGTCTCAAGACGTGAGGTGTCGGGCAGCTCGCTCGGCGACGTTCACGCCGTAGCAGGTCATGCGCGCTACGCGTGGTCGCGCATCGCCTGTCCGTACCACCAGACGTAGCCGTCCGGGTCGTCGAAAGAGAAGTTCCGCTCGCCCCAGGGCTGCTCGTAGATTTCGCTCACCTCGACGCCGAGGCCCCGCAGGCGCGCATGCTCGGCGCGTGCGTCGTCCACCTGGACGGCGACGTGCATGCCGCCGGCGTAGCGGCGCGCATCTCTGCTCCGCTCGTCGGCGTGGATCACGAGGTAGCCGCTCCCGAAGGAGAAGCCGGCCACGCCGGGCTCGTCGGTGCCGAGCTGCCAGCCGAGCGTCTCGGCGTAGAACTTCTTGCTGCGCGCGAGGTCCGAGACGTTCGCGAACACGTAGAAGATGCCCTTCGTCATGACGTTTCCTCCAGGTAGCGCATTGCGCAGACGACGTTGCCCTCGGTGTCCTCGAAACGGATGAGCGTGCCGATGCCGACGATCTCGTGCTCGTCGAGCACGAGCTTGCCGCCGTTCGCGACCACCGCCGCCCTGATCGGGCCGAGGTCGGCGACGGAAATCGTGCACTCGAATCCCGTTCGTGCGCGGCCGGCGCCGGCGTGGAGACGCTTGCTGAGCGAGCCGTGGATCCCCGGATCGGCGGGCGTCCCGGTGTGGATCAGGTAGAAGTCCGGCGGTCCCCAGGCCTCGAAGCGCCAGCCGAAGACCCGCTCGTAGAAGCGGCGGGCCCGCTCCACGTCGTCGGCCGGGACGTCGAAGTGGGCGATGTTGTTGGGCACGACGGCTCTCCTAGCGACCTCACCGGTCGACGGTCTCGCGCTATTCTGCCATCGTATGTCGGAAATGCGCCAAACGAAGCCGGGCGGCATGCTCATCCGGACGCTGGCCGTCGGCTACGCCTCCGGAACCGTGCTCGATCACCACACCCACGACTGGGCGCAGCTCGTATACGCCACCGACGGTGTCATGACCGTCGAGAGCGAGCAGGGCACCTGGGTGGTGCCCTCGTACCGGGCCGTGTGGATTCCCGCGCGCATCGCGCACTCGATCGCGATGTCGGGCCGCGTCTCCATGCGCACGCTCTACATCGAGCCCGGGCTCGTGCGGGCCCTGCCGGTGCGCTGCTGCGTCGTTGCCGTTTCGCCCCTCCTGCGCGAGCTGATCCTGCACGTGATCGCGCGATCGCCGCTGCGGCGCGAGGTCGCCGAGCACCGGCGGCTCGCCGATTTCCTGGTCGATCAGCTCCGCGAGCTGCCGGCCGTCCCACTCGAGCTGCCCGTGCCGCGTGACGAGCGGGCGCTGCGGCTCGCGCAGCGGCTCCGTGAGGAGCCGGGAGAGACCGCGCCGGTCGATCGGCTCGCGCGATCGGCGGGGGCGAGCCGGCGGACGCTGGAGCGCCTGTTCCGAAAAGAGACCGGCATGTCGCTCGGTCGCTGGCGCCAGCAGGCGCGCCTCCTGCAGGCGATGCGCCTCCTCGCCCGCGGCGAGCCCGTGACGTCGATCGCGCTCCAGGTCGGCTACGACAGCCCGAGCGCCTTCATCGCGACCTTCAAGAGTTTGCTCGGCACCACGCCCGGGCGATACTACAGGGCCCACGCCCAACGCAGCCGATGACCCGCCAGCAGCTGGAAAACCTCAACATCGCGGCGCTCGACTTGATGCCGCCGCCCGACGAGCTGCATGCTCGCGTGCCCCTTTCCGACCGTGCGTCCGAGACGGTCGCGGCGGGCCGTGCGACGCTCCAGCGCATCCTCGATCGCACCGATCCGCGCCTCTTCATCGTGGT carries:
- a CDS encoding TetR-like C-terminal domain-containing protein translates to MPRPKQRTPELRDRVLQVAVAMLASDGVAGFTTRKVAEKAATSTPAVYELFGAKAGLVREMLIEGFRMLRASFDRLEETDDPRADLVHVMDALRKFVRDHPALSEVMFSRPFADFDPGEAGRKAGSAVRLFVIGRVRRCIEAGVIEGDETDIAHVLVSLTQGLAATEAAGWLGTSKASVNRRWDLAVRAVLDGLRSTRWTRPC
- a CDS encoding class I SAM-dependent methyltransferase, whose protein sequence is MSRDPWLVRWLPLLRERAVTEPVLELGCGRGADTAVLADAGLHVIAIDRSAEAIAEARKRVPVAEFHCQDIRAPFPPAAADLGAVVASLSLHYFPWAETLTLAGRLRSVLRPAGVLLARLNSTGDHNHGASGHPQIDERYYLVDGHPKRFFDHDDVTVLFATGWRTLGIEELVIQRYSLPKVVWEVVLARSGA
- a CDS encoding tetratricopeptide repeat protein, which encodes MSRLMALALVLSTSLAFAVVAERGDLVSYSFDDGRVETGPDSFIVFEHANGHVDLSEDYYVTAYESVVIEDVPGNNAFPEIQGYFPQVDDGKLYVQFYLMPTQREEELNIALAGPARFNVEPQGIALWLIFRNGRIEHVSDWIPQVLLPRFEPFQWYRFDVVYDVGRGTYDIAVGVGDDPPSVSLRNQPNAPGSPGSGVGIFSFIGDLRDRSSVRYYIDSLNIGRNDIFARKPGAIATPPPRRSLVDRQIELMRADLDVLPGFIPIRGASERKDVNDPYVAGLTAYLAHDPDRALKLTNQALEKARPGIERALCLNTHGVVLLASHQYDAARRDFAEAHEAAPSLPEPALNLILTAARQGDWATAFGIANGEGARLRDDDRVLALKAKMWMARDRAGAAAQALLPAEDALLVGYRLLLDVVTRGVAAVGTDAIEAYAAAHADDDELKELAGDVFFAAGDYRRALRQYRAIAAGACDRSVLVKASDACERLGDSAGARAFRERAYGKL
- a CDS encoding VOC family protein; this translates as MTKGIFYVFANVSDLARSKKFYAETLGWQLGTDEPGVAGFSFGSGYLVIHADERSRDARRYAGGMHVAVQVDDARAEHARLRGLGVEVSEIYEQPWGERNFSFDDPDGYVWWYGQAMRDHA
- a CDS encoding VOC family protein; this encodes MPNNIAHFDVPADDVERARRFYERVFGWRFEAWGPPDFYLIHTGTPADPGIHGSLSKRLHAGAGRARTGFECTISVADLGPIRAAVVANGGKLVLDEHEIVGIGTLIRFEDTEGNVVCAMRYLEETS
- a CDS encoding helix-turn-helix transcriptional regulator, producing the protein MRQTKPGGMLIRTLAVGYASGTVLDHHTHDWAQLVYATDGVMTVESEQGTWVVPSYRAVWIPARIAHSIAMSGRVSMRTLYIEPGLVRALPVRCCVVAVSPLLRELILHVIARSPLRREVAEHRRLADFLVDQLRELPAVPLELPVPRDERALRLAQRLREEPGETAPVDRLARSAGASRRTLERLFRKETGMSLGRWRQQARLLQAMRLLARGEPVTSIALQVGYDSPSAFIATFKSLLGTTPGRYYRAHAQRSR